The following coding sequences lie in one Sorghum bicolor cultivar BTx623 chromosome 6, Sorghum_bicolor_NCBIv3, whole genome shotgun sequence genomic window:
- the LOC8076476 gene encoding bystin isoform X1 — protein MPIPNQTLNKKPLRPRAPGPTPLGFYLSRRRLDAPVPPATSPKKPREDMAGKKRKSGSEKPAKHRLPLGADADAVAEASKRRRSGAAKQHQADEEASIPPSLSAKILREARKQQQEEMRADDSSDEQRPSAAEAAAGPSTSSSFPVPAADGEEEEDDDVDEFDGFDAQTEYDGGEVEINEEDERALAAFMSKDKAAERTLGDIILQKIMEKDAEVATEGRPRVKLDNSIIELYKEYGTFLFLTFRNVKKHCIFLCSTEFFICRVGKFLSRYTSGKIPKAFKRIPSLECWADVVQLTEPENWSPNAVYQATRLFSSNMNTKNAERFYEAILLPRVRNDIRKNKRLHFALYQSLKKALYKPAAFNKGILLPLCRERNCTLREAVIIGSIIQKVSIPFLHASVALVKLAEMEYCGTTSYFIKLFLDKKYALPYRALDAVLAHFMRFLNDERTMPVIWHQSLLAFVERYKNELEKKDKENLARLLDHQKHYLVTPEIRRELRGSCNRGEKDMNLQTLSPISVITKPIEEDKWDVPQVPMEED, from the exons ATGCCCATTCCCAACCAAACCCTGAACAAAAAGCCGCTCCGACCGCGCGCGCCCGGCCCGACTCCACTAGGGTTTTATCtctcccgccgccgcctcgaCGCTCCTGTGCCGCCGGCAACGAGCCCGAAGAAGCCTCGCGAAGACATGGCGGGGAAGAAGCGCAAGTCCGGGTCCGAGAAGCCGGCGAAGCACCGCCTCCCGCTGGGAGCCGATGCCGACGCGGTTGCCGAGGCCTCGAAGCGCCGCCGCTCGGGCGCCGCCAAGCAGCACCAGGCGGACGAGGAGGCGTCCATCCCGCCCTCCCTCAGCGCCAAGATCCTCCGCGAGGCGCgcaagcagcagcaggaggagatGCGCGCCGACGACTCCAGCGACGAGCAGCGGCCCTCTGCTGCCGAGGCGGCCGCGGGGCCGTCCACGTCGTCCTCGTTCCCCGTCCCCGCCGCGgatggcgaggaggaggaggacgacgacgtcGACGAGTTCGACGGGTTTGACGCGCAGACCGAGTACGACGGCGGCGAG GTGGAGATCAACGAGGAGGATGAGAGGGCCCTTGCTGCCTTCATGTCAAAGGACAAAGCTGCCGAGCGCACCCTTGGTGATATCATCCTCCAGAAGATCATGGAGAAGGACGCCGAGGTTGCAACTG AAGGACGACCTCGTGTAAAATTGGACAACAGCATTATTGAGCTTTATAAAGAGTATGGGACTTTCCTCTTTCTTACTTTCCGTAATGTGAAGAAGCATTGCATATTTCTATGCAGTACTGAATTTTTCATTTGTAGGGTTGGGAAGTTCTTAAGCCGGTACACGAGTGGGAAAATTCCGAAAGCCTTCAAGCGCATACCATCGCTGGAGTGCTGGGCAGATGTTGTGCAGCTAACGGAGCCAGAGAATTGGTCTCCTAATGCCGTGTATCAAGCAACTCGCCTCTTCTCTTCGAACATGAACACAAAGAACGCTGAGCGGTTCTATGAAGCCATTTTGCTACCTCGTGTTCGTAATGACATAAGGAAGAACAAGAGGCTGCATTTTGCACTCTACCAGTCGCTGAAAAAGGCCCTTTATAAGCCTGCGGCATTTAACAAGGGAATTTTGCTGCCACTCTGTCGG GAAAGGAATTGCACCCTCCGTGAAGCAGTGATTATTGGGAGTATTATCCAGAAAGTCTCCATTCCATTTCTCCATGCAAG TGTAGCTCTAGTAAAACTAGCAGAGATGGAGTACTGTGGCACTACAAG TTACTTCATCAAGCTATTTCTAGACAAGAAATATGCTTTGCCGTACCGCGCGCTTGATGCAGTGCTTGCTCACTTCATGCGTTTTCTTAATGATGAGAGGACCATGCCTGTTATATGGCATCAATCACTGCTTGCATtcgtggaaag ATACAAGAATGAGTTAGAGAAAAAGGATAAGGAGAACCTTGCACGTTTGTTGGATCACCAGAAACACTATTTG GTTACTCCAGAAATTCGAAGGGAACTTCGAGGGAGCTGCAACAGGGGtgaaaaagatatgaatttgcaGACTT TGTCACCTATCTCCGTCATTACCAAGCCTATCGAGGAAGACAAGTGGGACGTACCACAAGTGCCAATGGAGGAAGATTAG
- the LOC8076476 gene encoding bystin isoform X2 — MPIPNQTLNKKPLRPRAPGPTPLGFYLSRRRLDAPVPPATSPKKPREDMAGKKRKSGSEKPAKHRLPLGADADAVAEASKRRRSGAAKQHQADEEASIPPSLSAKILREARKQQQEEMRADDSSDEQRPSAAEAAAGPSTSSSFPVPAADGEEEEDDDVDEFDGFDAQTEYDGGEVEINEEDERALAAFMSKDKAAERTLGDIILQKIMEKDAEVATEGRPRVKLDNSIIELYKEVGKFLSRYTSGKIPKAFKRIPSLECWADVVQLTEPENWSPNAVYQATRLFSSNMNTKNAERFYEAILLPRVRNDIRKNKRLHFALYQSLKKALYKPAAFNKGILLPLCRERNCTLREAVIIGSIIQKVSIPFLHASVALVKLAEMEYCGTTSYFIKLFLDKKYALPYRALDAVLAHFMRFLNDERTMPVIWHQSLLAFVERYKNELEKKDKENLARLLDHQKHYLVTPEIRRELRGSCNRGEKDMNLQTLSPISVITKPIEEDKWDVPQVPMEED; from the exons ATGCCCATTCCCAACCAAACCCTGAACAAAAAGCCGCTCCGACCGCGCGCGCCCGGCCCGACTCCACTAGGGTTTTATCtctcccgccgccgcctcgaCGCTCCTGTGCCGCCGGCAACGAGCCCGAAGAAGCCTCGCGAAGACATGGCGGGGAAGAAGCGCAAGTCCGGGTCCGAGAAGCCGGCGAAGCACCGCCTCCCGCTGGGAGCCGATGCCGACGCGGTTGCCGAGGCCTCGAAGCGCCGCCGCTCGGGCGCCGCCAAGCAGCACCAGGCGGACGAGGAGGCGTCCATCCCGCCCTCCCTCAGCGCCAAGATCCTCCGCGAGGCGCgcaagcagcagcaggaggagatGCGCGCCGACGACTCCAGCGACGAGCAGCGGCCCTCTGCTGCCGAGGCGGCCGCGGGGCCGTCCACGTCGTCCTCGTTCCCCGTCCCCGCCGCGgatggcgaggaggaggaggacgacgacgtcGACGAGTTCGACGGGTTTGACGCGCAGACCGAGTACGACGGCGGCGAG GTGGAGATCAACGAGGAGGATGAGAGGGCCCTTGCTGCCTTCATGTCAAAGGACAAAGCTGCCGAGCGCACCCTTGGTGATATCATCCTCCAGAAGATCATGGAGAAGGACGCCGAGGTTGCAACTG AAGGACGACCTCGTGTAAAATTGGACAACAGCATTATTGAGCTTTATAAAGA GGTTGGGAAGTTCTTAAGCCGGTACACGAGTGGGAAAATTCCGAAAGCCTTCAAGCGCATACCATCGCTGGAGTGCTGGGCAGATGTTGTGCAGCTAACGGAGCCAGAGAATTGGTCTCCTAATGCCGTGTATCAAGCAACTCGCCTCTTCTCTTCGAACATGAACACAAAGAACGCTGAGCGGTTCTATGAAGCCATTTTGCTACCTCGTGTTCGTAATGACATAAGGAAGAACAAGAGGCTGCATTTTGCACTCTACCAGTCGCTGAAAAAGGCCCTTTATAAGCCTGCGGCATTTAACAAGGGAATTTTGCTGCCACTCTGTCGG GAAAGGAATTGCACCCTCCGTGAAGCAGTGATTATTGGGAGTATTATCCAGAAAGTCTCCATTCCATTTCTCCATGCAAG TGTAGCTCTAGTAAAACTAGCAGAGATGGAGTACTGTGGCACTACAAG TTACTTCATCAAGCTATTTCTAGACAAGAAATATGCTTTGCCGTACCGCGCGCTTGATGCAGTGCTTGCTCACTTCATGCGTTTTCTTAATGATGAGAGGACCATGCCTGTTATATGGCATCAATCACTGCTTGCATtcgtggaaag ATACAAGAATGAGTTAGAGAAAAAGGATAAGGAGAACCTTGCACGTTTGTTGGATCACCAGAAACACTATTTG GTTACTCCAGAAATTCGAAGGGAACTTCGAGGGAGCTGCAACAGGGGtgaaaaagatatgaatttgcaGACTT TGTCACCTATCTCCGTCATTACCAAGCCTATCGAGGAAGACAAGTGGGACGTACCACAAGTGCCAATGGAGGAAGATTAG